In one window of Tubulanus polymorphus chromosome 3, tnTubPoly1.2, whole genome shotgun sequence DNA:
- the LOC141902189 gene encoding uncharacterized protein LOC141902189 codes for MVHTFNIWDKWLSVSYTYLNPVIKEVLPFTIIVVLNIYIVGKVRQISQNQKKIAANENEFVNSMKAIRLTVAVSVIFLVFELPSSFQSYQKFIGLFVDLPKVRYHGATKNVQIFFAELFPIADSSANFVIYCLVHDRFRQTAKALMKRRCRGVPQV; via the coding sequence ATGGTGCATACGTTTAATATTTGGGATAAATGGCTATCGGTGAGTTACACGTATTTGAATCCGGTGATAAAAGAAGTTTTACCTTTCACGATTATCGTCGTTTTGAATATCTACATCGTCGGCAAAGTTCGCCAAATTTCgcaaaatcagaaaaaaatcgcGGCGAATGAAAATGAGTTCGTCAATTCTATGAAGGCTATTCGTTTGACCGTAGCCGTTTCGGTTATATTTTTGGTATTCGAACTGCCCAGTTCGTTTCAAAGTTATCAAAAATTTATCGGACTTTTCGTCGATTTACCGAAAGTGCGTTATCACGGAGCGACGAAAAATGTGCAGATATTTTTCGCCGAGTTGTTCCCGATTGCGGACTCGTCGGCGAATTTTGTCATTTATTGTTTGGTACACGATCGGTTTAGACAGACTGCAAAAGCACTGATGAAAAGAAGATGTAGAGGCGTGCCCCAGGTTTGA
- the LOC141901488 gene encoding transcription factor E2F5-like, whose translation MASAADANAAASSRHEKSLGLLTTKFVSLLQEAQDGVLDLKKAADTLAVRQKRRIYDITNVLEGIGLIEKKSKNSIQWKGAGPGCNTTEIANRLVELQEEISQLEAKEKLLDLHKDWVQQSIKNVQDEVGNSELAYVTHEDICECFDGDTLLAIQAPSGTQLEVPIPETVGMGQKKKYQIHLKSHSGQIYVLLVNKDNDSSNPMVVQVPPPDGLNVQQNVKSEQNSSFNVSSPKTRSSAKSSSVVDAAPPATRMTTRSSPRRQDPAASYQVENKAPVAVDPLKDISPMDTDFDPTKDPLSGELIDELMSSEMFSPLLRLSPPPSDKDYYFNLDDTEGVCDLFDGVPLIM comes from the exons ATGGCGTCGGCGGCGGACGCTAATGCGGCAGCTTCGAGTCGGCACGAAAAAAGTCTCGGTTTACTCACTACGAAGTTTGTATCGTTATTACAAGAGGCACAAGATGGAGTTCTCGATCTGAAGAAG GCAGCAGACACGTTAGCGGTTCGACAGAAACGTCGAATTTACGATATTACCAATGTTCTCGAAGGAATCGGTTTGATCgagaaaaaatctaaaaacagCATACAATGGAA AGGAGCCGGGCCCGGTTGCAATACGACGGAAATAGCGAACAGATTGGTCGAGTTACAAGAGGAAATCAGTCAACTTGAAGCGAAAGAGAAACTGCTCGATCTTCACAAAGATTGGGTTCAACAGAGCATCAAGAACGTTCAAGACGAAGTCGGCAACAGCGA ATTAGCGTACGTGACTCATGAAGATATTTGTGAATGTTTCGACGGGGATACGTTACTGGCTATACAAGCGCCGTCCGGTACGCAGCTGGAAGTACCGATACCGGAAACAGTG gGAATgggtcagaagaaaaaatatcagatACACTTAAAAAGTCACTCGGGTCAAATCTATGTGTTATTAGTCAACAAGGACAACGACAGTAGCAATCCGATGGTCGTGCAGGTGCCGCCACCTGATGGTTTAAACGTGCAACAAAACGTCAAATCCGAACAGAATTCCTCATTCAACGTGTCCTCTCCGAAG ACTCGTAGCAGCGCGAAATCGTCGTCTGTCGTAGATGCGGCGCCACCTGCCACGCGAATGACGACTCGGTCATCACCTCGGCGACAAGATCCGGCCGCTAGTTACCAAG TTGAGAATAAAGCACCGGTTGCTGTAGATCCGTTGAAAGATATATCGCCGATGGACACCGATTTCGATCCGACTAAAGATCCGCTGTCCGGCGAATTGATCGATGAATTGATGTCGTCAGAAA TGTTTTCGCCGTTGTTACGACTGAGCCCGCCACCTAGTGATAAAGATTATTACTTCAATTTGGACGATACAGAAGGCGTTTGCGATTTATTCGACGGGGTACCTCTGATTATGTAG